GGCGCCCCAAAGCCGCCGGCCTTGGTCAGGATCGGAATCGTTGACGTCGAGTCGACAACGAGCCGGCCGAGGGCGAGTCCACTCGAGGGCGCGCCGCTTAGCTCGAGGCGGCGCGCGGCGAGCGCTCGCATGACAGCGTGCGCGGTTTCTCCTCCGGTGAGGACGAGCAGGGCAGGCGAGACCTCCGCGAGCACCGTTTTGACGGCCCCGGCCAGGCGCCCGGCGATGTCCCGCGCCGCGCCTTCGAGGCGGGCGTTGATTGACAGAAAGGCGGGTTTGCCGGCGCGGAGCGCGGCCACGACCTTGGCCAGGTCCGGCTCGCCCGCCGCGTCAAGCCGGGCGCCCGCCGAGCCCGACGCTTCGAGCGCATCCACCTGGGCGCGCGTCGCGGGGTGTCGACTGCCAGCGACGACGAGCCAGCCACCAGGAGCGGGCGCGGGCGGGGCGGGCGCGGCGAAGCCCCACGCGCGAGCAGCGGCGCCGGCGAGGCCGGCCGAGCCGGCGAGCAGAACTCCGGGGAGGTCTATCGCGGCCAGGGCGAGGGCATCGAGGTCCTGGTCAACCTCCGCATCTGCCACCACGAGGCCGGTCCGCATCGCGAGGGCGCGCGCAAGCTCCTCGAGCGGGCCGCGGACCTCCTTGAGCGTGATGAGCGACACGGGGAGCGGGAGGAGCGACACGGGACGGCCCGAAGTGCTCGAGAGGATCTCGACGAGGTCGGAGGTCGGGCCTGGATAGTCTGGATCCCTGCCGGTGGGGCTCTCGTGGGCCGGCTGCCCGAAGACGGAGAGCACGCCGTCCCGCACCGTGCGCCCCTGGGCCGGGAAGGCGGGGCAGACGAGCGCGGTCGTGGCGCCGGACGCGCCCATCAGGGCGTCGAGCTCGGCTGCCACCGGGCCCCTGACGGTCGAGTCGAGCTTCTTGAAGATGTGGCCGCCGCCCAGACGCGCCTCGATGCCGTCAACTGCGCGTCGTACGAGCGAAGCGGCGACGGCAGGCGGGAGCGCGCGGCTCTCGGTGTCCACCGCGGCGGCCGGCCAGCGCCCGTCGGGCAGCTCGGGCGCCACGAAGACCCCGACAGGGCCGCGTCCGGCGAAGAGGGCGCCCGCGTCACAGGCGCCGCTTAGGTCATCGGCGATGATCGTGACAGCCATGGAATCCCTGTAACCTATCACAAAGGGTGGGGCGCATGAGGGACAGGCGGGCGTCGATGTATACTCGAAGGCCATGTGGCGTCTCGCCCCCCGCATCCTGGTGTTTCTCGCCTGCGCAGCGCTTCCCGCGGGTGCCGCGCCCGCGGTTGCCACGCCCGCGGCTGGCATGGAAGACCCCGCGCGCGCCCTCGACCTCATCAAGCCGAATCGCGAGCAGCAGGCCAAGGATTTCAATGTCGCCGCGCTCGAAGGCGGCAAGTTGAGGCTCGCCGATCTCAAGGGCAAGGTGGTCTTTCTCAACTTCTGGGCGACCTGGTGCCCGCCGTGCATGGAGGAGATGCCCGCCATGGAGCGCCTCTGGCAGCGCTACAAGGACCAGGGCCTCGTCGTCATCGCGCTCAGCATGGACTCGGCGGGAGCGAAGGTCGTCAAGCCGTTCATCGAGCAGGCGAAATACACCTACCGGGTGGCGCTCGACCCGAAGATGGAGATCGCGGAGCTCTATGGCGCCCGCTCCGTCCCCTCGACCTTCATCATCGATCGGAGCGGGACGCTCCGGGCCATCGCGCTGGGCCCGCGGGACTGGGACGGCCGGGCCTCCTTCGCCTATTTCGACGCCTTATTAAAGGATGGCAAGCCCCGTGGCTGAGTCGCTGGGGGTGTTGGTCGCTTTCTCCGCCGGGCTCTTTTCCTTTCTCTCGCCCTGCGTGCTGCCGCTCTTTCCGTCCTACCTCTCCTTCGTCACGGGGATGTCCGTGGACCGGCTGGCCTCGGATGTCACGCTTTCCGAGCGCGCCCTCGTGATGCTGCACTCGCTGGCCTTCATCGCGGGCTTCACGGTCGTGTTCGTGAGCCTTGGCGCCTCGTTCAGCGCCGCGGGGCAGTTCCTCCTCGACTATCGCGACTGGATCCGGATCGGCGGGGGCGTGCTGATCATTGCATTCGGCCTCCTGATCGCGGGCGTGCTCAAGTTGGGCCCGCTCGGGCGCACTCGCCAGATCCCTATCCGCAGCAAGCCCGCCGGATTTCTCGGCTCCTTCGCCGTGGGGCTGACCTTCGCGATCGGCTGGACGCCCTGCGTCGGGCCCATCCTGGGGGCGATCCTGACGCTGGCCAGCAACGAGAAGACCGTCAGCCAGGGCGTGGGTCTGCTGCTGGCCTACTCGGCGGGGCTCGGCGTGCCGTTTCTCATCTTCTCGGCGGGGCTCGGCGTCTTCCTGCGCTTCTTCAAGCGCTACCGGCCCCTCATCCACGTGGTGGAGCAGGCGGCGGGCGTGCTGCTCGTGGTGGTCGGCGTGCTGGTCGCCACGAACTACTACATCGTGCTCAACTCGTGGACGATCAGTCTCACGCCCGAGTGGCTTCTCAAGCGTCTCTAGGCTGATCGCCCTCCCC
This region of Candidatus Methylomirabilota bacterium genomic DNA includes:
- a CDS encoding four-carbon acid sugar kinase family protein yields the protein MAVTIIADDLSGACDAGALFAGRGPVGVFVAPELPDGRWPAAAVDTESRALPPAVAASLVRRAVDGIEARLGGGHIFKKLDSTVRGPVAAELDALMGASGATTALVCPAFPAQGRTVRDGVLSVFGQPAHESPTGRDPDYPGPTSDLVEILSSTSGRPVSLLPLPVSLITLKEVRGPLEELARALAMRTGLVVADAEVDQDLDALALAAIDLPGVLLAGSAGLAGAAARAWGFAAPAPPAPAPGGWLVVAGSRHPATRAQVDALEASGSAGARLDAAGEPDLAKVVAALRAGKPAFLSINARLEGAARDIAGRLAGAVKTVLAEVSPALLVLTGGETAHAVMRALAARRLELSGAPSSGLALGRLVVDSTSTIPILTKAGGFGAPDLFVALARGPA
- a CDS encoding TlpA disulfide reductase family protein, with the protein product MWRLAPRILVFLACAALPAGAAPAVATPAAGMEDPARALDLIKPNREQQAKDFNVAALEGGKLRLADLKGKVVFLNFWATWCPPCMEEMPAMERLWQRYKDQGLVVIALSMDSAGAKVVKPFIEQAKYTYRVALDPKMEIAELYGARSVPSTFIIDRSGTLRAIALGPRDWDGRASFAYFDALLKDGKPRG
- a CDS encoding cytochrome c biogenesis protein CcdA, with the protein product MAESLGVLVAFSAGLFSFLSPCVLPLFPSYLSFVTGMSVDRLASDVTLSERALVMLHSLAFIAGFTVVFVSLGASFSAAGQFLLDYRDWIRIGGGVLIIAFGLLIAGVLKLGPLGRTRQIPIRSKPAGFLGSFAVGLTFAIGWTPCVGPILGAILTLASNEKTVSQGVGLLLAYSAGLGVPFLIFSAGLGVFLRFFKRYRPLIHVVEQAAGVLLVVVGVLVATNYYIVLNSWTISLTPEWLLKRL